The following coding sequences lie in one Sorex araneus isolate mSorAra2 chromosome 4, mSorAra2.pri, whole genome shotgun sequence genomic window:
- the HSPB1 gene encoding heat shock protein beta-1: MTERRVPFSLLRSPSWEPFGNWPSAHSRLFDTAFGLPRLPEEWSQWLGPSGWPGYVRPLPAAPVDCAPTVAVAAATPAYSRALSRQLSSGVSELRHTADRWRVALDVNHFAPEELTVKTKDGVVEITGKHEERQDEHGYISRCFTRKYTLPPGVDATQVSSSLSPEGMLTVEAPMPKPATQSSEITIPVTFESRAQLSGPEAGKSEQAAAK; the protein is encoded by the exons ATGACCGAGCGCCGCGTGCCCTTCTCGCTCCTGCGGAGCCCCAGCTGGGAGCCCTTCGGCAACTGGCCCTCGGCGCACAGCCGCCTCTTCGACACGGCCTTCGGGCTGCCGCGGCTGCCCGAGGAGTGGTCGCAGTGGCTGGGGCCCAGCGGCTGGCCCGGCTACGTGCGCCCGCTGCCCGCGGCGCCCGTGGACTGCGCCCCCACCGTGGCCGTGGCCGCGGCCACGCCCGCCTACAGCCGCGCGCTCAGCCGGCAGCTCAGCAGCGGCGTCTCGGAGCTCCGACACACGGCCGACCGCTGGCGCGTGGCCCTGGACGTCAACCACTTCGCCCCCGAGGAACTGACGGTCAAGACCAAGGACGGCGTGGTGGAGATCACAG GCAAGCACGAAGAGAGACAGGACGAACACGGCTACATCTCCCGCTGCTTCACTCGCAAATACAC GCTGCCTCCCGGTGTGGATGCCACCCAggtctcctcctccttgtctcccGAGGGCATGCTCACCGTCGAGGCCCCCATGCCCAAGCCCGCCACCCAGTCGTCTGAGATCACCATCCCAGTCACCTTCGAGTCGCGAGCCCAGCTCTCAGGCCCGGAAGCTGGGAAATCTGAGCAGGCTGCTGCCAAGTAA